The sequence gactccctataatggatggactcgattcatctggaagtgttaaagcataatgctttaaacacttggttttggtgcaacatgcatgaaagactttaacttcCAAGCATAAGTTTTGAAAAtcaaggaaaagactttacttttccaaaaaatttgaaaattttacaagttttaaccattttagtgtttatgatatgaattaatataatggttaaaaacttgttccaaaaatttaATCAACATTGCAAACTTGAAGCTTTGTAGTGTATGTGATACGTTTACCGAAAAAGTTCAAAATGGACCGATATTTTAACTCTcccccctacatttagtttgatgcgATGCCCTCATTACATTGAAATGATAGAATAAGTGAAAATGAGGGGCATTTTGAaatagaaaagatgagagaaaagaaaGTAAAAACCGGTTAAGAACAAACGATATTTGTTGGCACCATTCGAGAAACTTAATTACCAAAGAATGCAAGTCGATGAGCTTGATGCCCGAACTTAATGCCAGGTTTGGATCAATCATCAAAAAGTGTATCCTGCCACTAAGAACCACAATAAGCAAGAGAAATACAAACAACCACAAGAATATCCACGCACGCCCATCGTCGAATTATTACAAACATAGAAATGATCATGTGTGAGAGTAGAAATATAAGTATACTACCTCACACTGAAACGATAATTCCAAGTTtcacacacaattaccaaattaAGTTAAGTTACATGCTTAATCAAAGGATAAATTATTTCACCACACATTACCAAATACCCATTGCGTGTCGGGCTTGACTTCTAGATGCGCCTCCAGATACACTCATGATAACCCAAGCGAGGCATAGAGATCTTCTTCGTCTCATTAAAATTGACTTTCAAGAACTTCACAATTCGAGTCATATAATGACCACCAACACTTGGGAGCTCAAATTTTTCGCCACATGCGTCAAATAGATAACTCGCGATAAGGTTGGGAAGATTAATGTGCTTCTTCTTGTGAATACTATGGATCAACCAAATATCGAACAATCGTCATCTTATCAACATCCTCCATTCGGTGGAATACTGATTGGGCGAAGAACCTTTGGATGCAATGAAGTATGGGGCTTTTGAGCGCACTAGGAACTTGATTATCGGGGGTTAGCTTGACATGACTAATTTAACTCCACGCTTGCTGGGGATTAAATTCGTTCGGGTTGAAGGTTTCACATTTTTCCAAGTACATGAAGGTGGAATTGAGATGAGAATCTGTGTAGAGACCTAGACATGCCATGAATTGGCTCATGCTCATTTGCCTTTCCGCACCCCCTAGCCTGAATGTAAGGTAGTTGTAGAGCCATGGTGAGCCAACCTTGAAATTAACCCTCAGGGTTGCTAGGAACTCACGGGTTAGCAACGGGTAGACATCTTCTTTCATGTAAAGGAGGAACTCCCATGGGCGCATAAACTTATTACCCTCTTCAACTGTGAACGTATCTCGAATCTGATGACCTAGCCCCGCTAATTCAAATTCGGTTCAATTGATGTACTTGGCAGGGTACACCGGCATATGAAGCCTATTAACCACTTGATCTTGAATTGTTTCATCCTTTAAAAGCACTTGCAACCATTCATGAGCATCGGTAGATCGTTCATATCCCTTTCCTATATCACTTTCCTGAAATAGAATCAACAAACAATACACGCAAAAACGATTCCATGACATTAGCATCAATTAAATATATCGCATTCAACCATTGATGGGGCAACATGCCCCCTACATTTAATTTCAGGACAAGGGCGTCACAACATGCAATAATGAACAATATGACTAAATTGCAAAAAGTCAACTCTAgtcaaagtcaaaggtcaaattaaGCTTAAAACTAGGAGCATGCATTTTAGTGTAGCAATTAGTCATATCATCTCAAGTATAATCATCAACAAGTAAGGTTCAATTGCAATTACACCCCAATTAGTCAAACCTAGTCAATAGTCAAAGAGTCAAGAACCCTAAATTCAATTGAACCACATACAAGCATGAAAGTTGGTTTCTTTTTGATCTAGACATAACATATAAGCATAGAATGACCAATTGTATCATTACATTCTCAATTAAACATCATCTTTGAAAACCCCGCAAATTGGTAGGAACTCTAAAAATTCAAAGTGTAAATTTTCAAAATCAAACATGATAATAACAAGAGTTCATCACCAATTTAGCACAGTCATCATCAATTGCTTAGAGATCTAGAAATAAGAAGAAATAAGAACATAACAAGAATCATGCAAATAATTGAAGATAGGTGTTAATGAAGCATGAATCTTACTTTACTCATGATAGATGATGATAAGAATGCAAGAAATCTTCACAAAAGATGTCAACTTAGTGCTAGGGGTCAAAGTTGCTGAGACTTAGCGACAATATGGAAGAATAAATGAAGTGGGTGGAGAAAATGAAGTGCGTGGGTCGTATTTAAAACTTGACTGCCCAGGTCCAGGAGCGCCACTCTTGATTCAAGAGCACCGCTCCTAAAGAGATAAAAGCGCCGCTTTTCAAGTAAAAGCGTCGCTCTTGAGAAAATAAAAGCGCCACTTTTCAATGAAAAAACGTCGCTTCTGCCCACTGTCCATTTTTGGTCCAAAATTACAGGTTAAAGCGTCGCTTTTTGAATCAGGAGTGCTACTTTTGGAATCCAAAAGCGCCGCTTCTAGTACAAAAGAGCCGGTCTTATACCTGATGCAGTTTTTGCAGTTTTGAAATCTAATTCAACTCATTCAAAAGCTTTTTTTGCAGTTTTTCTAATTTACCcaaatgcatgaaatgcaactaCATGCAAATGCAACCTATtaaacataatatcatacaagtctaTATGAAATGTAATCCTAAATGCACAAATATACACAAGTGTGATTGTTTTGATCACGGGTCTATCACTTGACCCGTTTTAGCGCAAGGGTGTTACTTTGGGTAGAGCTTGATGTCATCAAGCTCAATAGCATTGATGTCATCCCTATAAACCTTCAACCTATGACCCTTTACCTTGAAAGTATTTCCACTCCCATATAACTCCACATAACCCGTAGGATAAGCCCTCTTAACAATGTATGGACCCGTCCATCTAGACTTCAACTTACCGGGTGAGAACTTAAAGCGGGGGTTGAAAACTAAGACCTTATCGTTTGGGTGAAATTCTTTAGGACCTTTGAATCGGGCATCGTGCCAACGCTTAGTCTTCTCTTTGTATGCCAAAGAGTTATCGTATGCCTCTAACCTAAGCTCCTTTAGTTCGTGCATTTGCATCACTCGTTTTTCCTTAGCTCGTTCTAGGTCTAGGTTTACATCCTTAATTGCCCAAAATGCCTTGTGTTCCACCTCAATCGGatgtgacatgccttcccatatacTAGACGAAACGGTGTGGTGCCTATATGTGTTTTGTAAGCGGTTCTAAATTCCTACAATGCTTCATCTAGCTTGGTTGACCAAATCTTAGGGTTATTACTAACCGTCTTTTCCAAAATTCTTTTCAAAGCACGGTTCGTGTTCTCGACTTGACTACTAGTTTGGGGATGGTAAGGGGTCGAAAAACGATGTGTTACACTATATGACTCTCTCCATAAGACTATGAGAAAAATGTGTCCCTCGATCCGAGATCAACGCTTTTGGCACACCAAACCTAGCAAACAACCCTTTTAAAAACTTAACAACTACTCTCACATCATTGGTTAGCAAGGCTTTGGCCTCGGCCCATTTTGAAACATAATTTACTGCCACCAAGATATAAACGCACTTATTTAAGTTCGGGAATGGACCCATGAAATCTAAACCCATACATCGAATACCTCACATATTTGAAtgtcggtttgaggcatctcatctctcTTGGAGATGGATCCCGACCTTTAGCAAGAGTCACATCGCTTAACCAACTCATGTGCATCCTTGAAGATAGTGGGCCAATAGAAACCAGAATCGAACACCTTCTTAGTGGTGTGATTCGGTCTAAAATGCCCTCCCGTAGGTCCACTATGACAACTCATTAAAGTCTCACGGGCTTCTTGCCCATAAACACATCTCCGAATTACTTGATCTGCCCCAATGCGAAACAAGTGTGGTTCTTCCCAAAAGTAATACCGTAAATCGTTGAAAAACTTTTTCTTTTGTTGGTATGATAAAcctttttgtaaaacatttaaggcCAAGTAGTTAGTAAAATCGGAGAACCATGGGACTTTTTCTTGCCCATAACCTTGACAAGTGGTCGGCCGCCACATTCTCGGCTCCCTTTTTATCCCTTatttctatatcaaactcttgtaataaaAGCACCCATCTAATTAAAcgatatttcgaatcttgtttttGAAAAAGATATCGTAACGCGGAGTGGTCCGTGTATACGATCGTTTTGGAAAGTACAAGATAAGATCGAAACTTATCGAAATCAAATACTACCGCAAGAAGCTCCTTCTCGGTAGTGGTGTAATTCAATTGGGCCTCGGTTacggtcttgcttgcatagtaaatcGGTCTAAAGTGTTGGTCAACTCATTGACCAAGCACCGCGCCAAGAGCATAATCGCTCGCATCACACATTAATTCGAAGTCTTTATCCCAGTCGAGAGAAATAAGAATTGGTGGGTTAATGAGCTTTTCCTTCAATAAGTTAAAAGCTTTGGTGCATTCCTCATTAAACAAGAAAGGTTGGTCTTTTTCTAACAACTTGGTCATAGGGCGAGCGATtttcgaaaaatcttttatgaaccgtcTATAAAATccgcgtgccccagaaaacttcggaTTGCTTTCACATCCGATGGTTCCGGTAAGTCTTTTATCACACTAATTTTAGCTTTGTCTACCTCGATTCCCGCTTTAAAAATTTTGTGTCCCAAAACTACCCCTTCGTTGACCATGAAGTGGCATTATTCCCAATTAAGAACCAAATTTGCACTTTCAGAACGAGTTAACATTTTATCAAGATTTTTAAGAAAATGGTCGAATGAATCTCCGaataccgaaaagtcatccattaaTACCTCCATAGTATCCTCAACCATATCCGAGGAAATAGCAAGCATGCTTCGTTGAAAGGTTCCCGGGGCATTGCATAGCCCAAATGGCATCCTTCGATATGCAaatgtaccataagggcatgtaaaggttgtcttttcttgatCCTCGAGATTTGAAAGTATCCCAAAATCTCGTCAAGAAAGCAATAAAACTCTCTCCCGCTCAAACGTTCGATCATTTGATCGATGTAAGGGAGTGGGAAATTGGTCTTTTCGTGTGGCCTCATTTAAACGTCTATAGTCAATGCACACCCGCCATCCCGTGATGGTTCGGGTTGGGGCAAGCTCATTTTGGTCGTTTAAGATCACCGTGgtcccaccctttttgggtaccacttataCGGGACTCACCCATGGTGAGTCGGATATTGGATAAGTAAGCCTCGCGTTCAACAATTTAATCACTTCCTTTttgacaacctctttcatgttgaggTTAAGTCTTCGTTGTCTTTGGACAACTGGTTTGAAGTTCCCTTTCATGAGAATTTTGTGTGTGCAATATGATGGATTGATCCCCGGGATGTCCGTGATCTTCCATACTATGGCCTTATGGTGGGACTTAAGTAGTGAGACAAATCGGGTCTTTTGGTCTTGGGTGAGTTTAGAAGAAATAATCACCAGAAGTTGGTTTTCTTCCTTAGGATAAGCATATTAAAGATGCTCGGGGAGCTCTTTAAGCTCGAGAGTGGGAGGTTCCTCCCATGAAGACTTGATTCGAAATCTATCTTCATGAGGGATAAACTCAAATGACTCTTCCCGAGTGGTCTCATTTTCACTTTCAAACTCATCAACATTAACATTCATCAATTCCCTAAAATCGTCCTATAAATCCCCAATTTCATTATCACAAGTTTGGTCGAACCCCGTGGAATCAACCTTTAAAAGCTTTTCAAGTTCTTTATGCACATAAAGGTCAATGTGGTCAAAGGCATAGCACTCATCATCATCGGTGTTACTCGGTTGCTTCATAGCTTCTCGGATATTGATGGTCACACTCTCTTCACCAACTCTAATGTTGAGTTGGTTGCGTTGCACTAAGATGATGGTGTTGGCGGTTaccaaaaatggtcttcctaagatGAGGGGGACTTGAAGGTCCTCCTTCATCTCCATGATAACAAAATCAACTGGGAACACCAAGGTGTCAATGCTAACCAAGATGTCCTCGGCGATACCAATAGCGGCGTTAAATGAATGATTAGCCAACCTTATCCTAATCCTTGTTGGTTTAAGAGGTCCAAGACCGAGTCTCTCATAAAGTGAGTGGGGCATTAAGTTAATGCTTGCCCCCAAATCGGCAAGTGCATTGAACACTTTCGACTCACCAAATTTACAAGGGAAAACGAATTTTTCCGGATCTCCTAACTTCTTAGGAATCTGTGGCATTGATGCAAGAATCTTATTGCATTCCTCTTCAATAAAGAAAGACGTTTCGTCATGATATTTACCCCTTTGAGATATTAGCTCCTTGATGAACCGACCATAGTTTGGCATTCCTTTGAGCACATCGGTGATCGGCAAGTTAACCGAGACGTTTTTCATCATTTCTTGAATCTTTTTGTATTGAGCCGCCAACTTGTCCTTCTTTAAAGATTTTGGATATGACACCGGTCTCGTAGCCTTTGAAGACTCATCACACTTTTTCTTAGCCGATTCATCATTACCCGTACCCTCGGTTGAGTTGACCTTTTCTTTACCCTTCTCCTTACTAACCCCGGTTTCCTCTTCAATAAAACTTGGTAGTGGTTCATGGGTTATAAAGGGTTATAAAGGGTTgtagtatagtggtaagtattcccgcctgtcatgcgggtgacccgggttcgatccccggctGCGGCGCCAACAAAGTATTGATGATGTACGTTGTATGCATctcttaccctctaaatttatatatgattcagaCACTACAAATAAGTACACACaattaacgagcacttagaacccggttattatagcacttcaatgtaagtattcttatcgagttcgtcccaagagagcggtgtaagtcgaatatttgaaactatcaattgtcctagggtttgtttgattgggggttttgattgattttgatttacaactaaaacttgcacaattaaacaaacttaaacttaacgagTAAACTAGTAGCAAATAACAAGTAATGAAATATTAAgaacttaaatcaaattaactaagtagtgttcactgctttttcaaaaaaaaaaaaaaaacaaaaaacaaaaaacaaaaaaaaactaagtaatgttcacttatctaatcctttcTATGCTTGGCTTGTCCCGTTTTGCCTAttttgctatctcattagttgttgagctattaaatgtttagcatcactaccaaaccttaaatcaaataacactccgcgaattcacataagcattatattctaagatcaagttaagcatgataGGTTAtcgagattatgcttgggttgaaatcacttaaaaacctccaactatcgaaatcacttaagataataggcactactatgttgactaaaggccaattgaaaaccaacctagatcaagaacacaatcacttgaatttCCTAAGCTAGTTTtctagatcactcaaggtgttgaagcacacattgattcgcTTCTCAAATCaataagagagctactcaacatatgtaatcaaagtaaagcctaaaacaaacgTATAGCAATGGTTCTTTAGCTATCATAATAACACATGATCatataattcattcaaacaacatcattcaattgattttggggcaaacactagcattagagattcatagataagcaaacacaagagatttagccaatcatggctaagattaaactaataataagcatagaaacataaacaatcatcatcttaAAGTTATTACAAGCAATAGATTCAAAATATATAAAgtaaagtggagattacaacccaaaatgtaaagagatgaagatctagagctacacaatgatggatcttgagctagcttccttgaattcACCTTCAagcatcaatggatgatgaaattaagatTTTGTAGGTGAAATTCGGAGTTGGAATCGCTGCTCTCTAAAGACACATACTAAATATAACCTAATCTTGTTCCTTTTATAGttctgaaaatctgggctgaaacagcgacaggAGTGCCGCTTTTGacacaggagcggcgcttttggcttaagTGAGGAGCGACGCTTTTAATTAGGAACGCCGCTTTTAGCTTCATTCAGGGGCGACGCTTTTGctttaggagcgccgcttttgtctagataggagcggcgcttttggctgtcGAAACGATGCTTCTGTCCACTGGCAGAAAATGGAACCAAAACGTGCATAAGAACATCGCTTTCTAGGTAGGTGCGGCGCTTTTTAtccacaggagcggcgctcttagttAAGGAGTGGCGCTTTTGATGCTGAATTCTGCACTTATTATTTCCTTAGCCACTTTTGTTTAAGATTggttcaattttacaccaaatcaagtcctCAGCCCACAAATTACTatttagctcaatagcacacaaaataggctccaagatcatcaaaaaccgaacaaagtgaggaagatatcgcgagataaaacatgtattttcatgacccatcctaatccatcaggatgaatacattacatttggttacatcgctaggtacttgacctctatatgataaattttacaaacattgcattcgtttttaaaagacaaactttcatttcatcgacagttaacggcatgcatatcatttcataatatatccaactataattgacttagtaataatcttgatgaactcaacgactcgaatgcaacgtcttttgaaatatgtcatgaatgactccaagtaatatctctaaatcgagcaaatgcacagcggaagatttctttcatacatgagaataaacatgttttcaagtatcaaccaaaaggttgctgagttcataggtttatcataatcattcatttccataattttaatagaccacaagatttcctttattcaataatcatacactcgcaagtgttttaaaaaaattcattcatatggattgaacacctggtaaccgacattaacatcatgcatatagaatatccccaaaacagaaatccatctgtataatataaactcgaagtactaaagcataccatttttcagtatgggggagttagtgcccgtagatctacctttaggattcacgtcaattagggtgtatgttccctaattcttaggctaccaagctaaaagggtgatattcgattcgataatccaaccatagaatgtaatttttgagtacttgtgtctatttcgtaaaacagttataaaaacagcgcatgtattctcagtcccaaaaatatatattgcaaaagcatttaaaaagggagcaaatgaaactcactatatgatattttgtagtaaaaatatgcatacgacagaactgaacaatgcaaggttggcctcggattcacgaacctatttcaattatatatatattaacacataatattaatcaactaagtttataaattttataatgtattatgattaatatttttatatataattatattaatacttataataggttatattatatatatgatatatattttaattaatgttataataataatatattagttaatatattaaaacatggtagtttataatattagttatatttatgttacatgtaaaaattatattttatataaagaatatttgttgtaataataataataatactagtaatttaaaaaaaataatgataataataataaaaataaggacaattttaataataataaggatagttttaataatactaataataatagtaatattaattctTAAaagaatagttttaataataatgataaaaatagttattagaagtgataatattaataatgatagtttttaataataataataataataataataataataataataataataataataataatccttacattaataattataatgataataagaataataatacttatagacactacattgacctctatatgatatattttacaaacattgcattcgtttttaaaagacaaactttcatttcatcgacagttgacggcatgcataccatttcataatatatccaactataattgacttagtaataatcttgatgaactcaacgactcgaatgcaacgtcttttgaaatatgtcatgaatgactctaagtaatatctctaaatcgagcaaatgcacagcggaagatttctttcatacctgagaataaacatgttttcaagtatcaaccaaaaggttgctgagttcataggtttatcataatcattcatttccataattttaatagaccacaagatttcctttattcaataatcatacactcgcaagtgttttaaaaaaaatcattcatatggattgaacacctggtaaccgacattaacatcatgcatatagaatatccccaaaacagaaatccatctgtataatataaactcgaactactaaagcataccatttttcagtatggggggagttagtgcccgtagatctacctttaggattcgcgtcaattagggtgtctgttccctaattcttaggctaccaagctaaaagggtgatattcgattcgattatccaaccatagaatgtaatttttgagtacttgtgtctatttcataaaacagttataaaaacagtgcatgtattctcagtcccaaaaatatatattgcaaaagcatttaaaaagggagcaaatgaaactcactatacgatattttgtagtaaaaatatgcatacgacggaactgaacaatgcaaggttggcctcggattcacgaacctatttcaattatatatatattaacacataatattaatcaactaagtttataaattttataatgtattatgattaatgtttttatatataattatattaatacttataataggttatattatatatatgatatatattttaattaatgttataataataatatattagttaatatattaaaacatggtagtttataatattatttatatttatgttacatgtaaaaattatattttatataaagaatatttgttgtaataataataataataataatactagtaatttcaaaaaaaaaaataatgataataataataaaaataatgacaattttaataataataaggatagttttaataatactaataatgatagtaatattaattctTAAaagaatagttttaataataatgataaaaatagttattagaagtgataatattaataatgatagtttttaataataataataataataataataataataataatccttacattaataattataatgataataagaataataatacttatattaataataaaaataataaaattaataataataataataataataataataatactaatactaatattactacctTAAGAAATAAGCTTTCCAAAAATAAAACGTCACTACCCAGGTTCAAACCCGAAACCTCTCGGTTAAACCCAACACTCCAAACCACTCCTCCGTTCTTTCATTTCTGTTTTAATGCAGATTTTATTCTCAGTTAGCTCATTTTCCGTGTTCCTCTCATCTTATAATCAACATACATACGTACATCATCATACTATCATCCGTGATCATAATCATTGACACCATCATCCATGCTTAACATCATACTCCATCCTAATCATTTTCATTGTTCTTAAATCATTACATTAATATCATCGTCAATATCATCTACTCATCTCGTCAACAACCATCTCATCACGTACTCACTTCATCATCATCGTGATTTATATGCATCACGTATATCATCATCTACATCATCATCGAGcttatcatcatcattgttagtGTTGCAAGTGCGTTCATTAGCAGCAGCAGTACGGTGTTTGAAGACATAGGCGGACCACTACACTAAGTTAAATAGGCTCAATCTAAGTTTAAATAGGCTTAAGGTTTTGGGCTTTAGCCCGATGCACCCATAAAAGGTAGTTGTACACCTCGAACCCAATAGATAACTTGTGGCCCGTTTCTTTGATCTGTTAAATATACGAAGTAGTATTTCTTCAAGTGGAATCCACGTTATGGATTAGGTTAAAaggatttaaataataaaaagcgtCTCCTTTTTTCTTGTGAGGCTACCCAAGATACACGAATAAAGGACCTACCAGTCGTAATATTGTTGGACAATTATTATTCAGGTACACAGGatataaatattataatcttaCCATCTTATCGATTGTTTAtctatttgtttattttttttttattttttttacacgaTAGAGATGAAGGATGATGGTAGTGGTATTAATAGATGATGACGGGTTTaatgaaataatggttatggtggTGGTTTTTGGTTTGGGTAATTGATGGTAATAAAAATAGAAAATAGCCGAGCAGAAGTAGGAATATCAGAATAGATAGCAGCGAGTATGGCAGCTGAACAGAAAGAAGGAAAATTGCAGCGAATATTGTTGTTGGTGTTGGTTGTTaagaggaaaaaaaaaatttgtctatTGGTGGTTTGGTTGTCATCGTATACAAACAGAAGAAAGAGGTCGATGATTGGGTGGTTGTGCTGCAATCTGAGAGAACGAGTTGTAGTATAATAACAATTGGGTTTTGATTTGATCTAGTGTTCCACCGGAATCTAAAACAGAAAAGATGGTGGTGATTATGtaagtacatatatatgtatacatatatatatatatacatatatatatatatatatatatatatatatatatatatatatttagacttAGATATGGGTGGTGCTTTAATGatcgtaaatgatgatgatgatgaatgaatggtGTTTCTTGGTAGTGAGGATGTTAACACACAAAGAGGTGATCAAAGGTAATGACAATCTACAAAGGGTGGTGGGTTTATTCCAAGAAATAGAATAGGAAACAAGGGAGTAGCCATAAAAGATGTACAAGTTGTTAATGATGTTTTGGTTCTTGATCTCTGTTCAATAACAATAAATGGGTTTCGAAGTTCAAAGAGTAGCATAACCCATATAGTAGTCGGTGATGGTTGTATTAGATAGAGGTGGTGATGGAATTCGATCAAAAGAATGAAACATATAAAGTTACATGTGGGTTTATGTGATGACTTTGATAATTAAAACATAAATAGAATAAAAGCAGAAGAAGGAAagatatgaagatgatgatggttgttTGGGTA comes from Rutidosis leptorrhynchoides isolate AG116_Rl617_1_P2 chromosome 4, CSIRO_AGI_Rlap_v1, whole genome shotgun sequence and encodes:
- the LOC139841257 gene encoding uncharacterized protein, coding for MWRPTTCQGYGQEKVPWFSDFTNYLALNVLQKGLSYQQKKKFFNDLRYYFWEEPHLFRIGADQVIRRCVYGQEARETLMSCHSGPTGGHFRPNHTTKKVFDSGFYWPTIFKDAHELVKRLNYVSKWAEAKALLTNDVRVVVKFLKGLFARFGVPKALISDRGTHFSHSLMERVI
- the LOC139841258 gene encoding uncharacterized protein, which codes for MKLKAAFLIKSVAPHLSQKRRSCVKSGTPVAVSAQIFRTIKGTRLEETGVSKEKGKEKVNSTEGTGNDESAKKKCDESSKATRPVSYPKSLKKDKLAAQYKKIQEMMKNVSVNLPITDVLKGMPNYGRFIKELISQRGKYHDETSFFIEEECNKILASMPQIPKKLGDPEKFVFPCKFGESKVFNALADLGASINLMPHSLYERLGLGPLKPTRIRIRLANHSFNAAIGIAEDILVSIDTLVFPVDFVIMEMKEDLQVPLILGRPFLVTANTIILVQRNQLNIRVGEESVTINIREAMKQPSNTDDDECYAFDHIDLYVHKELEKLLKDDFRELMNVNVDEFESENETTREESFEFIPHEDRFRIKSSWEEPPTLELKELPEHL